The genomic region CAGGCACTTTTAGGCGTGCTTGCTCTAATATTTTTCTTCTGTCATACATTAAAGTAACCTTTACAAAATACTTGGGGAGCACGTTATGAGGTGGGTTGAAATTATATGACTTTTGAATGCGTTTTGAATATTCCAGTGTACTTgcatcatacagaattaaatgAATGTGTGCATTCATGAACGTATTTCGAAGCACGTATTTCCTTTCTCCCTATATTATCCTTCTATAAAATGGATGTATTTTTAACAACTTAGACACAcatgaaataaatattaaacatCGAGTAGTTGCCTTGCGAGAGTTATGTGTACTTCTTTGGATAttcttttacttattttttttcttttgttaatcCAATTCGTGACTAATATTGAAATGAATCGACGAGTGAAAtttgttatttactatgatggtcaAATCTATAATACAGAGGTCAGGGTGGTGTTTGTAGAAGCAAAGTCTGTGGAATTAACGTTCAATCCTACGATTAAATTGTGTGAGCTATGGAGTAGAATCAAGAAGAAAGTTAGGGGATTGACCCAGAGAAGAATTTCAAAGTTGCAATGCATATTTCTTGCCTTTATTAACCTATATAGGTATGAGCTATTCGACATGATTGGCGAAGTCCATCTCGAGATGGTAATATCATCGCATTGCGTAAGAGAAAATGTTGTAATAGAGTTATACGTCGAGTTCGTCGAAGCTGGTTGATCTAGCCCATCTTCGACCACTGTTGCGGTAAATATGAGAACCGAAGCTGAAGTAAAAAGTCCTACTACATAATTGTGCAGTGGGTTCACTAGCTTGTTAAAAGCAGCTACTATGATGTTCCCGAAACATATATTGGCAGACACTCATCGATCTTTGACATGGATCTAAACTTTGGTGCCCAGTATTGGTTGAGATTTGAGCATAACCCGTAGACATATGTGGCATTTCTTCTGTTAGAGCCGATGATGAACCTATTGTGAGACCGCGTCCCCTTCTACACTGTTGCTGTGGCAGTTATTGTTGCCTCTTCGGCCAAATTTGCCTACTCCTCGCCTCTGATGATAGTAAATACGGCTTCTCGGCAACTCTAAACTACATCATGTAATCGGTATCTATTGTCGTGTCTGCTGAGAAAAATGATTCGCGGACGGGTAAGGATTTCATCCTACGATCTCAAGCCTGGATGTGCTCTTTGTGCTTCTCTGCCCAATCATTGTCGTTCTTCTTCTGCATGTCCACCTTGTGCAGCTCCTTCATGTATCACAGTGGCGATAGAATCCGTTGCCTCCACCCGAATTGTCGCAACACCCAATCTGGTTCGTGCATTTCCACTATGACGTACACTACTAATGACACTTTTGTGTTCCGCATATCCTGCATTCCAAGCACTTCCGGTGATATGCAAATATCGTTACGTACGATTTTTTTTACTAACCATTGTGTAATTAATATAGGTTCAAAAGAATACGTAACTAACCTCGACTTTGAAACATTGATCTAATAGTAGCCTAAAATCTTCAAGCTCCTTCGACAATCCCACATAACTCATCCCATGGTTCCATCTGTACGAGGGATATGTTTGTcgaaacatataataaataaaaacatttactGTACAAACTAtgtatttattaataaatttaaaatttttaacttgtcACCAACAAGAACACGTATGAGTCGGTCACGCTAGAACGTAGAAACAGTAGTCGCCACTAGGCCCATGACTGTAGTAGAAGCAGACAACCACTGATTGACATCGCATTCGGTACCGTGACCCGACATAGCTCTTGATATAACGTGGACAAGACGACAGACCCCAAACTTAGTTTTCTACATTTGATGAAGTCTACTAAATGTAGTGGCCACCTTATGTGCaccaaattttgagatttatcaggCATTAAAATTCCCCCGATTAACCTCATGATGAATTCTCGGGTGTATTGTTTTATGACCTCCTTCGTTGGGTCTTTAGAAGCTACTTCGAAATTATCCTCCAATCGGTTGATCGATATCTAACCATCGTCAAACCTGTTCGAGACCTTCCCCAACATTGCTCTACAAAGGTCCACTTTACCGGGAATGACGATTGATCTTGTGATGACTGGCCCATCCATTGACAAACCCAATTATAACGCTAAGTCCTCGAGTGTGATTGTACACTCGCCTTATAGAAAGTGGAAAGTGTGTGTTTCGGGTCACCATCTTTCCACCAACACGTTGATTAGTGTATAATCGAGTTTGCAACCCCCGAGCATGCGAAATGTATGTAAGAATCTAGCCTCTTGCAAATAGCCATGAATTTAAGGGATCGAAAACTTTCCCATATTATGTATGAACCCCCTCCAAAAGATGATCATCCGCCtatttataacataaaaaaattgtttcaaattatcaaaaaataattaatttaatttaacataattgaaaataaaaatattttaaattttgttttaccaTTGTTGATATGGGTATGAAATATAATTTTCGTCAAAACGAATTAGAGAGGCGTCATTTGtgattaatttgaatgaataaAACACaagataatttaaaaatatttttaaatgagaATATTGATAAGTTTAGAACAAAAAGTTTAAAGAGAGTTGAAAAAAAAAGatgtgaatgaaaaaaaaataaaattttgaggaTATTTATAGGTTAAAATAGGTTACCATTGGccccattaatttttttttattattggtGCGACAACATTTAAAAACTCGTTAATTTTTTACCGTTGAAGAAAAACATGTCTAAATGCGCTCATTTGTCACTTATATAAAAAGTGTGTTCAACTAACCTATTTctttaaatttagaaaaaaacaaCCCGAAAgcctaattaaaaaataaaaaacggtTTTTACGCCTAATTTTGCCGGTTAAATGGGTAACGACACAGTAAATTAAGAATTAAAAACAGGTATAATTTATgagtaattttttaattataacgATGAAATTGAAgatgtttttttaaaatttctcatATAATAATAtcttatttgataaaatattaaattaattttaaatgataCTCTAAAAAAGACTAGTTTTTGTTTTTGGGTACATCAGAATACACTAGGTAACATaagatttttgttaattttttaaatgGTAATGAATCTTTCAAACTACACTGCTGATGTGTTTTGTTTGAATGTATGTAAACTAATGAAACTGAGACAAAATGCTTATACAACTTGTCCCTGTTCCAACATCTTCATTTCAAATTTgagttttgtttttttaataaataaataaatgtgtacgtttttagtttaataattgagaaaattacaaaacgtttgtttattttattttattcaaacaaCCTTTTTTTAATTAACTTAAATAACGTATTCAAATATAGCGAATACCACCTTTACatcacaaataaaaataaatcgataaatttattacaaataaaaaaaaggtatttaattttattgtgttttttatacaatatttagaAAGTTTATAGTTCTTTTTAACTtataaatagaaagataatatGTTTCAGACACTTAAACTCACACATTAATAACAATGCATATACCAATTAGACTAAGACTTAATTGATAATTTTGATgagtttaaaataattataatatgaaaAGGAATTATAATGTTATTTTAAATTGCATAAGAATTGCCTTGATTTGGATTTAGCATAATTAATATGATAtaagaaattataaattaataaataagtttTAGAAATCCAGCAGGACTGTTCACTCTAGTTAGcattaaaataaaagcaaaatccAACATCAGGCTAGGGTAGGCTAGTATTAAAACAGTTTAGCTGAGGTGAGAATCAATaataacattaaataataataaaaaaaaagaaaagaactagAATCATCTTACTTTTTAATGAAAACAACCCCACCACTATGTTCCAAAATTCTATTTATTTACTGCATAAATCATTCTTAATTCCTAAGTCATAACCTTACCTAAACTAATTGAACATTGCGTGTACTGTTTTCACACTCCATtacaatttttttacaaattttcttaGTGAAGAGGTAAAGTGTCAGATTAGAATGAGTTTTTACTCTCTTTTTTTATCAATTGAATCTCTTAATCATGCATTGAGATTGAGATTCCAATTTATTATACATTCCATTTACAAAAATAAGGATTTTAACTTTAAAGATAGAATTTTTTAagggttttagggttttaattaaatattattcagaaaattcatttttttaaatttcttttgaaCTATCTTTTTTAAACTTTTAACAATTAAAAGTATTGTTTTCAGTATGGAAGTTTTGTTCTTAAACTTATAAAAGTTGTGTATAATGAAAGAGATATTTGTAAATTTATTACCTTTTTAAGCTTAGATTGGTGATTTAAGATATAGTGTGCCAaggtatttctattattatttgtACGCCTTATATTATCATTTTTCCCGAGTCAAGTATTTAATTCTATCAATCAAGACATTCCTTTTTGTAATTTGTACACGGCTCTCTGCGGATGTTAGGACTAAAGTCTTAATATGGAGACAATACATCCTATTATTAGCGATCCAAGTTAGCTGCTTGAAAGATGATAATTGGAGCCAATTCCCCGTCAACaaatatgataaaatatatatatatatatatattgcttttaataaaaaaataaacataaatcaataatttttattgaaagagTTTCTATAACAATTTTAGTTTTCAAAAGGTAGACTAGAAACAGTTTCCCGGGGAACACAGCAAAGAAAAGGAAAAGTCTAGGATGATGATGTTTTCAAGTTGGTCAAATTGATTGGAGAGGGCTTAAACCTCACTAGCGTGGATGCCATAATTCTCCACTTGCATTTGCaactatattatatataattttagatCTTCAATTCTAAAATCCAATTTCTAAATGAAAATTCTTATTTTCTAAATAAATAGGATTGGAGTCTACTCAAGATTTTCACTTTTTAACATGGAAACTTCAACACACTGTTAAAACTAAGGAAATGAATGAACCTTTTTAACATTAGAGGAGGGGTAAAGTACCACTCTTGTCTCTGTGTCCGACTCACTCGGTTGGAGGAGCCTTGGCCACCCATCGTGCACCAGTTGTTtactgaataaataaataaaagggagaTTGTTCATGTTTGTGGAAATAAATTAATGTAGAGAGGGAAGCTGGTGATGGTTAAGCAGAGCATCTCTATTCTCAAGGGACGTCCAAGTGGGTAAACACTCAGAAAGCAACCATTTTTTTACCACTTGAAGGAAGAAAATCTGATTCCACTTTCCttattttagtaattaaatagTAAACTCCATTATTCGTCATCAAAGCATACTTGTTGTTCTTCTTCTTCACCAGCGGTGGGCTGGACAAGGTTGACTTTTCATCGAGAATATCAAGGCCCAATGAAGGGGCTTGCTTATGTATGACGTGGGGTCAGTGCTTCAATGGCAGCAGAATCTTCATTCATTCTCATTTACCCAGGAATCATATTGAGTCTATTCCAAGGCAGCCGCAGATAATAACTATGACCCCCAGACAGGTTTTATCTTAGAGAGGTATGAACAGAGACAGTCTGTTTCaagctttcttttttttctttgtttttttttatgtgATCTTTCTTTGTTGCTCCTCCACGTTCTTGTTTTTGCTTCTTCAGacagttttttttttctctttgaacTACTATTTCAACTTACAagacactaaaataataataaatattccagAAAATAGAACATTTTGATATGGTGATGTAGTATCCGTTTGAGATTTGGGGTATCTTCAAGAATCTCCGCCTAGTAAATATACAACATCTTGAGTTGCTGTcttgtctttttatttttaaagaaaatgaaaatctCTTGGTTTTAATGGTTAATGTTCTGGGCCATGTTACTCCATGTTATTCCCTTACGGTAAAGTGAGAATCTTGAACCAAAAGTGCTGAAGATATCAGCTGACTAACTGGGGAAGAATATGTAGAaagtgggtttttttttttcaatgtttGTTCTTTTATTCTCGCTATTTTGAATTTTCATCATGAAATATGGTGCTCCTTAGATTTGGATTTATCCTTTGATTGATTCTTGTTCTTATTTCTTGTATTTTTTTCCCCTCTCTTTTAAGTTGACTGATACTAGATGTGGAACAGCAAAAGAGAAGCCTAATCTTTATGTGACGCACATTAATTATTCCTTATCCTTTGACATAATCCTGCTTAGAGTTCTCTGGAACTTCATTATTCTTATGATCTTGTCCTAGTTGGTGGTATTCCTCAAATATTTGATTGGTCATTATATTTTGAACAGATTCTCTGGTGAAGACTGGAATTGATACtggaagcttttttttttttttgccatccTCTTTGATTTCCAAATCGAGTGGAATAACGTTGCCATGGAAGATACCATTTTCTCACAAGGCACCATGCTGGGTGGACTACCAGATTCAGCAATGGATTTCGACTACATGGATGAATTGTTGTTAGATGGATGCTGGTTAGAGACAACACAGGGATCTGATTTCCTTAATCCTACTCTACCCTTTTCAAATAATTTCTTTGATCCTGCATTTGCATGGCCTACTACGGAGTCTAACGCGGGTGATTTGGGCGGTGGCCTCTCTCACCAAGGAGAGAACCAAAGATCATTATTGTCTGGAAATTCGCATTGGAATGAAGCTCAAGGTGAAAGTTTGGTCAGTCCTCATTTTAGCCAAAGTCACAGTCTAGATAGTGATTGTGTAACTGACGGTTCTGAGCCGAATCGAAGATGGTGGATTAGACCAAGTGTGAATTCAGGTCCTGCAACCACTGTAATGCAGAGGTTAATTCAAGCACTTGGTTATATCAAAGcttttggaaaagaaaaagatGTCCTTGTACAACTATGGTTGCCTGTAAATAGAGGAGGTAGGCGCTTTCTAACTACCAGTGAGCAACCTTTTTCACTCGATTCAAAAAGCCAAAAACTTGCAAGTTACAGGAACATATCTGTCAAATATAATTTCCCAGCAGAGGAGGATTCCAAGGACATGGCAGGATTGCCTGGTCGGGTTTTCTTGAGTAAGGTTCCGGAGTGGACTCCTGATGTTCGATTCTTTAAAAGGGATGAGTACCCAAGAGTAGGTCATGCTCAAGAACATGATGTCCGTGGTACCTTTGCCCTTCCTGTTTTTGAACAAGGTAGTGGAACTTGCTTGGGTGTTATTGAAGTTGTGATGACAACCGAGAAAATCAAGATTCAGCCTGAGCTCGAAAGTGTTTGCAAAGCATTAGAGGTCCTTTCCTTTACCTTGTGTTTTTTGTTTTGTTATGTACTTGGTTCTTGCTTAATAAACACTCCTTATCCTGTTTTTCTTTGCTAGCAGGCTGTCAATCTTCGGAGTTCTATAACTTCTAGCACTCAAAACATAAAGGTAATTGTGACAGTTATGGAATAAGTTCAATTGTTAAGAGTACTAAACTTCTTGTTGTACTTATGGGTTTGACTTATGTTTTGTCAGGCTTACAGTAATTGCTACCAAGCCGCCTTACCCGAGATCAAAGAACTTTTAAGGTGTGCTTGTGAGACACACAGATTACCCCTAGCTCAGGCTTGGGTTCCTTGTATCCAGCAAGGTAAAGAGGGTTGCCGGCATTCCTCTGAGAACTATGTTCATTGTGTGTCTACTGTGGATGATGCTTGCTGTATAGCTGATCCTAGTATCCAGGGTTTTCATGAGGCTTGCTCTGAGCATCACTTGTTAAAAGGTCAAGGTGTTGTCGGGAGAGCATTTATGACTAATCAGCCGTGCTTCATGACTGACATAACTTCCTTTAAGAAGACTGAATATCCTCTTGCTCACCATGCAATGATGTTTAATTTGCATGCTGCTGTTGCGATACGGTTCAGATCCATTCACACCGGTAAAGCAGACTTTGTCTTGGAGTTCTTCTTACCTGCGCACTGCAGAGATCCCGAGGGACAAAGGAAGATGCTTAATTCACTATCTATCATTATACAGCAAGTATGCTGTAGCTTGCGGGTTGTAACAGATAAGGAGCTAGTGGAAGAAACTGATTTGGCAGTTAGTGAAGTTGTAGCACCTTCAGATGGCTTACCTATTAGAGAAGAGTCATTGAAACAGCAGTGCACTCGTCATCATTCAAAGAAACTTTCTGGAGAAAGTTCATCTTGCCTCACTAAGGTTCAACAGAGTAGTAACACTGCCTTGGTACTCGAGAAAGAAAAGCCAAGGCCGATGTTGGATGAAAAAATACCTGAGGTGGAGCAGCATCAACAACACATTAGCCTACAAGAAAGTGTTGAGTGTGGAGATTCTACTTTTAATGAGATTAGCTTTTCGAGTGTGACAATGGGAAAAACAAGTGAGAAGAGGCGTAGCAAGGCAGAAAAAACTATCACTTTACAAGTTCTTCGCCAATATTTTGCTGGAAGCCTAAAAGATGCAGCAAAAAGCCTTGGTGGTAAGTGTTACTCTGTAAAGCTAAAATTTATTAATGTTCGGTTGCTATTTTCTTTCTGGTTTATGGGCTTTATGTGTTTCGGAAAATCTCGTTTTATAGTATGGTCAAATAATGAagataaatgttttattgttCTCTATTATTTCCTTGTAATTTGATGCCATTTCCTGTTTTCCTTTGATTTCAGTGTGTCCCACTACCTTGAAAAGAATCTGTAGGCAACACGGAATAAAGCGCTGGCCATCTCGAAAAATCAAGAAAGTTGGACACTCCTTACAGAAACTCCAACATGTCATCGACTCAGTACAAGGTGCCTCTGGCGCTTTTCATATTAGTAACTTCTATGCAAATTTTCCCGAGTTGGCATCTCCAAAATTGTTAGGAAACAGTGCATTATCAACCTCACCGCTGAATGATAAACCAAAGCAAATAAACATACAGCCTGAGGGTGGTAATTTCCTGTCCCAAGGTGCTCTCTCAAATTCACCTTCCTCCTCGTGTAGTCAGAGTTCCAGTTCAAGTCATAGCTGTTCGAGTGGAACACATAGACCTTCAAATTTTAACATGCCTGGTAAGGAAGATCATAT from Gossypium arboreum isolate Shixiya-1 chromosome 1, ASM2569848v2, whole genome shotgun sequence harbors:
- the LOC108480249 gene encoding protein NLP5-like, which translates into the protein MEDTIFSQGTMLGGLPDSAMDFDYMDELLLDGCWLETTQGSDFLNPTLPFSNNFFDPAFAWPTTESNAGDLGGGLSHQGENQRSLLSGNSHWNEAQGESLVSPHFSQSHSLDSDCVTDGSEPNRRWWIRPSVNSGPATTVMQRLIQALGYIKAFGKEKDVLVQLWLPVNRGGRRFLTTSEQPFSLDSKSQKLASYRNISVKYNFPAEEDSKDMAGLPGRVFLSKVPEWTPDVRFFKRDEYPRVGHAQEHDVRGTFALPVFEQGSGTCLGVIEVVMTTEKIKIQPELESVCKALEAVNLRSSITSSTQNIKAYSNCYQAALPEIKELLRCACETHRLPLAQAWVPCIQQGKEGCRHSSENYVHCVSTVDDACCIADPSIQGFHEACSEHHLLKGQGVVGRAFMTNQPCFMTDITSFKKTEYPLAHHAMMFNLHAAVAIRFRSIHTGKADFVLEFFLPAHCRDPEGQRKMLNSLSIIIQQVCCSLRVVTDKELVEETDLAVSEVVAPSDGLPIREESLKQQCTRHHSKKLSGESSSCLTKVQQSSNTALVLEKEKPRPMLDEKIPEVEQHQQHISLQESVECGDSTFNEISFSSVTMGKTSEKRRSKAEKTITLQVLRQYFAGSLKDAAKSLGVCPTTLKRICRQHGIKRWPSRKIKKVGHSLQKLQHVIDSVQGASGAFHISNFYANFPELASPKLLGNSALSTSPLNDKPKQINIQPEGGNFLSQGALSNSPSSSCSQSSSSSHSCSSGTHRPSNFNMPGKEDHIIGDNSGDGELKRVKSDVELHALSQEGPKLFPRSQSLRSLKEQLICDNLQPISKNTSPIAHDLEAQRVKVTYGDEKIRFRMQSKWRFKDLLHEIARRFNIDDISRFDLKYLDDDSEWVLLTCDADMVECIDVCGSSQGNTIKLSLQVSHHHLDQFSGSTGS